Proteins from a genomic interval of Oncorhynchus clarkii lewisi isolate Uvic-CL-2024 chromosome 15, UVic_Ocla_1.0, whole genome shotgun sequence:
- the LOC139367183 gene encoding structural maintenance of chromosomes flexible hinge domain-containing protein 1 isoform X1, which translates to MAESEGVTTSAVANSNRTHISHSKNGVNGSDKPHKSVAIFDCRPERHDAMERVLDINGLDFNDFLQVVSKEFDIPSNETFVLTTTDRKGIDFDRYENLQQGNTLHLLQTEDQILPVATKEHIVFLPHYDTLVQSGMYEYYASEGQNSLPYAFAELIDNALSATSHNTGVRTIDIRLLFDESLGKHAVVIMDNGCGMTSKQLNNWAVYRLSKFSRESGTFSSDHAGYVRPDPVARSLNSDISYFGVGGKQAVFYIGQSTRMITKPAGSPDVHELIISKEEFERKERNKEDIYSGFIRNRKMADSSHVRDDEERFLHGLIAEEVGKDSFTAVVVTGVQPEHVTFLKQDFHLWTRELAHLYHYYIHGLNGNDMKASYRNSDCVSNIDIQISLLEKFPKIPRMVNLREIDNDMQTLYINTSADTFEFKACTDVDGIVEGVLRYHPFLYDRETYPEDPYAIPATEEDDDSIVLNQARGKRPIFECFWNGRLIPYTTVSEFDWCAWPKKTGTVPAECYSRFSGVLFTNDRFQEQRVKIHKEFHQWLKTCHEKWDKQVKFRGFKRTITRTDVTTKKMQSPWATFSSIEWDGRAYKAGQYVKSQKTQPIFFGSVIQFLLYGDHEGDVYATGGQVQVAMEPKALYDDIKTIPISKIDRVVTNAAIKKSIDDELAKLPDKLKVTWPEGNPWTQNDVRPAGTPLGPLHVEILNKKGESISRIPSAMQNTTRKALSIELKVVWHSPNGDVETNSHIAAHSAKWAFWFRTMENLNKLGKYTLHLNTILNVNESNATVWAGNRLPNHTLDFSITEGSAERFVVGTVNTLLHVGVPFHIPLELLDEYGHPARPPPNLKPLLECSALEVSYEGVTARGTILTIRGVRARGAVQHYQSKTHDLKVVLPGLKQDSQTLKISLLPGNPDSLKVKQEDPITVENGTSVSFDVEVHDVAGNVTAHPKLIISCQLQGIPGSTSMVAVDCSNTGAGTLVLKPITFKNIAGDQTVKATFDIPSQKSVAPVQRDLRVVPSTRVSRLELYSQEDEDSLVDSMVLRDKEKIDWTAGDLLENLHYRLYDERGRVVPLSEEMARRIKVNWAADMSVEELAQGKLPNVPVPTLVKEEHFYQVSYMEELVSVDTSFTIVPRPDEPKHMKATLSESTVRMGEVLSGKIFLQLTDQYGNKTQMLTATCVDSLAVDAEGLDKASLVFTWQESTHSMLVTGVRFNPGFPGIRELNFTWRDFAEHVTIKLTAGVPAQLKLVDGPQEPLQVLNEQGIQTPFLLQLFDEWGNPSPDQRVVVTLKTSTPALKVKSPVNSQPIDKDGKASFVVDHVSGPKGEYALEFRGSFNKKPIHGPAVKLTIIPDPNKPVKLVVEYNTNSVFPAGGTLTVFSVSVVSEEGSTIKNLNPANMSMLLWKGEPSGTSRPPSGAAQLKCSKPMEDEKANSFHFRDKVIPDHVGKYTIQFVLCVDKTKGLWSHQYVINVVPNDPVKLAPDLQPPTPVVVNNNVLDSRTLVEDMSLKLMDMYNNSAGLELSGKVVVTIKSSKGSSDKNLPLFEGKVKSLQFSLANGEAQITNLFIMENSPGQDGNEYVLLFRPSVPGYGPKNPLAAFELPFRFYNDVENRKQMSELTKKKDQLKQTVDIYRSLFDTNRQLITELSNQVRNATNKESHLKSELGKNGMAVAQLSSIPAIDKVIGQKMADAEKMKLQTRRVCAMPDPFRGNLDVLGKIGHLALVEDDDVATVISWHLLGDIDCVVTMTTVAARKIYDDTQGKQQVMPLDTVFWRKNSSRPLPHIRNGQDSFRPIGNPVFARDLLIFPENAENCHIVFGNLLGDTILTDDLDSANHYRKGVVQSKVPCPTLLTRQGDRIRSNGKFGGMQNKAPPIERLRGQVFGAPLPKDYHTFMGQIDLLQQYRLAMEKSRQVQEDFDGHMQYLKSPEMVQKEEEMDEQEKQLKDIETKLASTPVRTPSAIGVKRSLDKAGESSGMVTKRTRRKLLKQDY; encoded by the exons ATGGCAGAGTCGGAAGGTGTGACAACGTCTGCTGTTGCCAATAGCAATAGAACACACATTTCACATAGTAAAAATGGAGTTAACGGGTCAGATAAACCACACAAAAGTGTGGCAATATTCGACTGTCGTCCGGAAAGACACGACGCAATGGAGAGAGTTCTGGACATAAATGGCTTGGACTTCAACGACTTCCTTCAAGTTGTATCGaag GAATTTGACATTCCTTCCAACGAAACGTTTGTCTTGACAACAACGGACAGAAAAGGAATAGATTTTGACAGATATG AGAATCTTCAACAAGGAAACACTCTCCACCTGTTGCAGACCGAGGACCAGATCCTGCCCGTGGCAACTAAGGAACACATTGTGTTTCTCCCTCACTATGACACACTGGTCCAGAGTGGCATGTATGAGTACTACGCTAGTGAGGGCCAGAATTCTTTAC CGTATGCCTTTGCGGAACTAATCGACAATGCACTGTCAGCTACATCGCACAACACAGGAGTGAGGACCATAGACATCCGATTG CTGTTTGATGAGTCCTTGGGGAAACATGCAGTGGTTATCATGGACAATGGCTGTGGAATGACCTCCAAACAGCTTAATAACTGGGCTGTGTACAGGCTCTCCAAATTCAGCAGGGAAAGCGGCACGTTTTCAAG TGATCATGCAGGGTATGTTCGCCCTGATCCAGTCGCTCGCAGTCTCAACAGTGATATATCATATTTTGGAGTAGGAGGGAAACAAGCTGTGTTCTACATTGGACAGTCAACCAGG ATGATCACCAAACCAGCGGGCTCCCCAGATGTCCATGAACTCATCATTTCAAAAGAAGAATTTGAGAGGAAGGAGCGGAACAAGGAAGATATTTACAGTGGTTTCATCAGAAACCGGAAG ATGGCTGACTCGTCCCACGTGAGAGACGACGAGGAGCGCTTCCTCCATGGGCTGATCGCTGAGGAGGTGGGAAAGGACAGCTTCACGGCCGTGGTGGTTACGGGAGTCCAGCCTGAACATGTCACCTTCCTCAAGCAGGACTTCCACCTGTGGACCAGAGAACTGGC CCACTTGTATCACTACTACATTCACGGCCTAAATGGGAATGACATGAAAGCCTCCTACCGAAACTCTGATTGTGTTTCCAACATTGACATTCAG ATCTCTCTGCTAGAGAAGTTCCCCAAGATCCCTCGCATGGTGAACCTCCGAGAGATCGACAACGACATGCAGACGCTCTACATCAACACGTCGGCTGACACATTCGAGTTCAAGGCCTGCACAGACGTTGACGGAATAGTGGAGGGGGTCCTGAGGTACCACCCCTTCCTCTATGACAGGGAGACCTACCCCGAAGACCCCTATGCCATACCAG CTACGGAAGAGGATGATGACAGTATCGTCCTGAACCAGGCCAGGGGGAAGAGGCCCATATTTGAGTGTTTTTGGAATGGACGTCTCATCCCATACACCACTGTATCCGA GTTTGATTGGTGCGCATGGCCAAAGAAGACAGGGACAGTGCCTGCAGAGTGTTACAGCAGGTTCTCAGGGGTGCTGTTCACCAATGACAGGTTCCAG GAACAAAGGGTTAAAATCCATAAGGAGTTTCACCAGTGGCTGAAGACCTGCCACGAGAAGTGGGACAAGCAAGTAAAGTTCAGAGGCTTCAAGAGAACCATCACACGAACAGACGTGACCACAAAGAAGATGCAATCTCCTTGGGCTACCTTCTCCTCCATCGAGTGGGACGGTAGAGCGTACAAAGCTGGTCAATAC GTGAAGTCTCAGAAAACACAGCCCATCTTCTTTGGCTCCGTTATTCAGTTCCTACTGTATGGCGATCACGAGGGAGATGTCTACGCCACAGGAGGGCAGGTGCAGGTGGCCATG GAACCAAAGGCGCTGTACGATGACATCAAGACAATACCCATCTCCAAAATCGACAGGGTGGTTACCAATGCAGCCATCAAGAAGAGCATTGATGACGAACTAGCCAA ACTCCCAGACAAGCTAAAAGTGACCTGGCCAGAGGGCAACCCCTGGACCCAGAACGATGTCCGGCCAGCAGGCACTCCACTAG GACCTCTCCATGTGGAAATTCTCAACAAGAAAGGAGAGTCAATATCCAGGATACCATCAGCCATGCAAAACACAACACGGAAAGCACTTTCGATCGAACTAAAAGTTGTTTGGCATT cACCTAATGGTGATGTGGAGACCAACTCTCACATTGCAGCACATTCGGCCAAGTGGGCATTCTGGTTCAGAACCATgg AGAACCTGAACAAGCTGGGGAAGTACACTCTGCACCTGAACACAATACTCAATGTCAATGAGAGCAACGCTACCGTCTGGGCTGGGAATCGGCTTCCCAACCACACACTGGACTTCTCCATTACTG agGGCAGTGCAGAGAGGTTTGTGGTGGGCACAGTGAACACCCTGCTCCATGTGGGGGTGCCTTTCCACATCCCACTGGAGCTGCTGGATGAATACGGTCACCCTGCTCGCCCCCCTCCCAACCTCAAGCCCCTCCTGGAATGCAG TGCCCTGGAAGTGAGTTACGAGGGGGTGACCGCTAGGGGGACCATTTTGACCATCCGAGGCGTCAGAGCCAGGGGGGCGGTGCAGCACTACCAGAGCAAG ACGCACGACTTGAAAGTGGTACTGCCTGGCCTCAAACAGGACTCGCAGACTCTGAAGATCAGCCTTCTCCCTG gtAACCCAGATTCACTGAAAGTGAAACAAGAGGATCCAATCACTGTGGAGAATGGAACTTCGGTTAGCTTTGATGTGGAGGTCCATGACGTAGCAGGAAACGTCACAGCTCACCCCAAACTGATCATCAGCTGCCAG TTGCAGGGGATCCCTGGTTCGACCTCCATGGTGGCTGTAGACTGCAGTAACACAGGAGCCGGGACCCTGGTGCTAAAACCAATCACCTTCAAAAACATTGCGGGAGACCAGACGGTTAAAGCTACATTTGATATTCCT AGTCAGAAGAGTGTAGCTCCAGTCCAGAGGGATCTGAGGGTTGTCCCCAGCACCCGTGTGTCACGTCTCGAGTTGTACAGTCAGGAGGACGAGGACAGCCTGGTGGACTCCATGGTGCTTAGGGACAAGGAAAAGATAGACTGGACTGCAGGGGACCTCCTGGAGAACCTCCATTATAGACTGTATGACGAGAGAGGCAGGGTGGTCCCTCTGTCTGAGGAGATGGCCCGGAGGATCAAG GTGAACTGGGCGGCTGACATGAGTGTGGAGGAGCTGGCTCAGGGGAAGCTGCCCAACGTGCCGGTCCCGACGCTGGTGAAGGAGGAGCACTTCTACCAGGTCTCCTACATGGAGGAGCTGGTGTCTGTCGACACCTCCTTCACTATAGT GCCCCGCCCCGACGAGCCGAAACACATGAAGGCCACCCTGAGCGAGTCGACCGTGAGGATGGGAGAGGTCCTATCAGGAAAGATCT TCTTACAGCTTACAGACCAGTATGGTAATAAAACTCAGATGCTGACCGCGACCTGTGTGGACTCTCTCGCCGTGGATGCCGAGGGTCTTGACAAAGCATCCCTGGTCTTTACCTGGCAG GAGAGCACCCACTCCATGTTAGTGACAGGGGTGCGGTTCAACCCTGGGTTCCCAGGCATCAGAGAGCTGAACTTCACCTGGAGGGACTTTGCGGAGCATGTGACAATTAAATTGACGGCTGGGGTCCCTGCACAGCTCAAACTAGTGGACGGACCACAAGAG CCCCTGCAGGTACTGAATGAGCAGGGCATCCAGACGCCCTTCCTCCTCCAGCTGTTTGACGAGTGGGGGAACCCCTCTCCTGACCAGAGGGTTGTGGTGACACTGAAGACTTCCACTCCAGCTCTAAAG GTGAAGTCACCCGTTAATTCACAACCGATAGACAAAGATGGAAAAGCCAGTTTCGTAGTAGACCATGTGAGCGGTCCAAA GGGGGAGTATGCGCTGGAGTTCAGAGGGTCCTTCAACAAGAAGCCCATCCACGGTCCAGCCGTAAAGCTTACCATTATCCCCGATCCTAACAAACCTGTCAAACTGGTGGTGGAGTACAACACAAACTCAGTGTTTCCTGCTGGAGGCACCCTCACAG TGTTTTCAGTGTCTGTGGTGTCGGAGGAGGGCAGCACCATCAAGAACCTCAACCCTGCCAACATGTCCATGCTGTTGTGGAAGGGAGAGCCGTCAGGGACGTCAAGGCCCCCCTCAGGG GCTGCCCAACTGAAATGCAGCAAACCCATGGAAGACGAAAAGGCGAACAGTTTTCACTTCAG AGACAAAGTCATCCCAGACCATGTCGGGAAGTACACCATCCAGTTTGTGCTGTGTGTTGACAAGACTAAAGGGCTGTGGAGTCACCAG TATGTCATAAATGTTGTACCCAACGACCCTGTCAAATTGGCCCCAGACCTGCAGCCACCAACCCCAGTGGTGGTTAACAACAACGTCCTTGACAGTCGGACTCTGGTGGAGGACATGTCTCTGAAATTAATG GATATGTATAATAACTCAGCGGGGCTGGAGCTGAGTGGGAAAGTGGTGGTGACCATTAAGAGCTCCAAAGGCTCCAGTGACAAAAATCTGCCTCTCTTTGAGGGCAAAGTCAAGAGCCTGCAGTTTAGCCTGGCTAATGGAGAGGCCCAAATCACT AATCTGTTCATCATGGAGAACAGTCCTGGTCAGGATGGGAATGAGTATGTCTTGCTCTTCAGACCTTCGGTCCCAGGGTATGGCCCCAAAAATCCCCTGGCAGCGTTTGAGCTTCCCTTCCGCTTCTACAACG ATGTGGAAAACAGGAAGCAGATGTCTGAACTGACCAAGAAGAAGGACCAGCTCAAGCAGACCGTTGATATCTACAGGAGTCTGTTTGACACCAACAGGCAACTCATCACTGAGCTCAGTA ATCAGGTGCGCAACGCCACCAACAAGGAGAGTCACTTGAAATCTGAGCTCGGGAAGAATGGCATGGCTGTAGCACAACTGTCGTCC ATCCCAGCGATCGACAAAGTCATCGGTCAGAAGATGGCTGACGCGGAGAAGATGAAACTCCAGACGCGGAGAGTCTGCGCCATGCCCGATCCCTTCAGGGGCAACCTTGACGTCCTGGGAAAA ATTGGCCACCTGGCGCTGGTGGAGGACGATGACGTGGCCACGGTCATCTCCTGGCACCTCTTGGGGGACATTGACTGTGTGGTCACCATGACAACGGTGGCGGCACGTAAGATCTATGACGACACCCAGGGGAAGCAGCAGGTCATGCCCCTGGACACGGTGTTCTGGAGGAAGAACAGCAGCAG ACCCTTGCCCCATATAAGGAACGGTCAGGACAGCTTTCGTCCCATTGGGAACCCTGTGTTTGCCCGAGACCTCCTCATTTTCCCAGAGAATGCAGAGAACTGCCACATAG TGTTCGGCAACCTCCTTGGAGACACAATTTTGACGGATGACCTGGACTCTGCTAACCACTACAGGAAGGGG GTGGTCCAGAGCAAGGTGCCATGCCCCACCCTCCTGACTCGGCAGGGCGATAGGATCCGCAGCAACGGCAAGTTTGGGGGCATGCAGAACAAAGCCCCTCCAATAGAGAGACTGCGTGGCCAGGTGTTCGGCGCACCCCTCCCCAAGGACTACCACACCTTTATGGGCCAGATTG ACCTGCTCCAGCAGTACCGGTTGGCCATGGAAAAGAGCAGACAGGTGCAGGAGGACTTTGACGGCCACATGCAATACCTGAAGTCACCTGAAATGGTGCAGAAAGAAGAGGAGATGGATGAGCAGGAGAAGCAGCTCAAAGACATTGAGACAAAGCTTG CCAGTACTCCAGTTCGGACGCCTTCCGCCATTGGGGTGAAACGAAGTCTTGACAAGGCCGGAGAATCGTCCGGTATGGTAACCAAGAGGACGAGGCGGAAGTTATTAAAACAAGACTATTGA